In Streptobacillus ratti, the DNA window TCCTTGCGGAGCTGGTTGACCTGGCCGATCATGTCGATGGCGGCAAGCGCAGCCAGATGGGTCTGCTCGGCCTCCTCGACGAAGGGCGCCCCCCAATAGGCCATGATGGCGTCGCCGATATACTTGTCGATGATGCCGCGATGGGTGTGGACCGGCGCCGACATCGTCGACAAATAGAGGTTCATGATCTTGACCAGGCCGCGCGGCGTCACGCCTTCGCTCAGGCTGGTGA includes these proteins:
- a CDS encoding adenylate/guanylate cyclase domain-containing protein codes for the protein TSLSEGVTPRGLVKIMNLYLSTMSAPVHTHRGIIDKYIGDAIMAYWGAPFVEEAEQTHLAALAAIDMIGQVNQLRK